TTGGGCAGCCCGGTGAGCGGGTCGCGCAGCTGTTCCTCGGCGCGGGCGCGGGCGATGCGGAGCGTGGAGTCGAGGGCGATCAGCGGGATCGCGAACAGCGGGAGCAGCAGCGGCTTGTGGACGGCGACGACGACGATGAGCGGGGCGATGCCCAGCAGGGAGACGCCGACGAGGCTCTGGCGGACGAGCGCGGTGCGCAGCGCCGAGGGCAGGCCCCCGGCGTGCGGGGCCGAGGTGTACCACTGGAGGGCCCGGGTGACCAGCAGATAGACCCCGGCGACGAGCACGATCTGCGGCGCGGCCGACAGCTCCCAGTCGGGGGGCTCCCAGGGGTTCTCCACGGAGGGGCGCACTCCGCACAGGGCGAGGGAGAGCGAGGCGGCGCCGATGCCGAGGATGTCGATGGCGCCCTGCACGAACGCCTGCCGCCAGCGGTGCCGGCGCGCGGCGCCGACCAGGACGACGACGGCGAGACTGACCAGCAGCGCGGGCACCCAGCCGCACAGCAGCAAGATGGCGAGGGTGAGCGCGGGGCCCGAGCCGGTGCCGCTCCACCAGCGGTCGCGGCCCATGGTGACGAGGTGGGCGACGACGGATCCCGTCAGCACGGCGAACGACCAGCCGACGGTGCCGCCGGGGAAGAGGGAGTGGCCGGTGGCGAGTACCCGGATGAGGCCGCCGGTCAGGGCGAGGACCGCGAGGGCGAGGACGAGCGCGGGCAGCAGCGGCGGTCGCAGGGCCAGCAGCCGCTGGAGCCAGGGGGCTTCCTCGCCGCCGGCGGTGCCGGAGCCGCTCCTGCCGCCCGGCGCGCCCGGAGCGGCGACCCCGCCGATGGCCTGCCCCGTGCCTGTGTTCGTGCCTGCCCCTGTGCCCGCACCCCGTGCCGTCCGGGCCCCCCGGCGCGTGCCGTCCGAGGGCAGGCGGGAGAACGGGGGCCGGGCTCCCCCGGAGAATTCCAGCATCCTGGTCCCTCTCGCAGCCGTCCGCGCCTGCGTCGCCGCCGCAGGCGTACGTTTCAACAGTAGGCCGCTGACCGGTAGGAGGGGCAGCGATCGGCCGCTGTTACCTGAATACGCCTACGACGAATCGTGCCCATCTTCCCCGCACCGTACGGGTGTTGTGGCCGAACGGCTGGTTCCGGAGGTCGGTGAGGCGGGAGGCTGGGGTCACCGGGTGGTGCCCGTGCGCGAACAGAAGTGCCCCGCACGGGCGTTGCGACATGTCCCGGACTCGCCCATGGAGGTCAATCGTCCGCTTTCTCCGGTTCCTCCTCCGGCAATGCCGTCTCTCGTGCGGCATCCGGCCCCTGCTCCAACAGGACCGTGAGGCCGTCGTCGTCCAGAATCGGCACCTTCAACTGCACGGCCTTGTCATGTTTTGAGCCAGGGTTGTCGCCTACCACGACGAATCCGGTCTTCTTCGAAACCGATCCCGTGACCTTGGCGCCCTGGTTCTGGAGCGCGGCCTTCGCTCCGTCCCGGGTGTAGGTCGCCAGGGTGCCGGTGACCACGACGGTGAGCCCCTCCAGGGGGCGCGGGGTCTCCTCGCCCGCCGCCTCCTCTTCCATCCGGACCCCGGCCGCGCGCCAGCGCTCGACGATCTCGCGGTGCCAGTCCTCGGCGAACCACGCCTTCAGCGAGGCGGCGATCGTCGGCCCGACGCCCTCGGTGGCAGCCAGCTCGGCCTCCTCGGCCGCCGCGATCCGGTCCAGCGAGCGGAACTCGCGGGCGAGTGCCTCGGCGGCGACCGGGCCCACATGGCGGATGGACAGGCCCGTGATGATCCTGGCCAGCGGCCGGTCCTTGGCCGCCTGGATGTTCTCCAGCATGGCCAGGGTGTTCTTCCTCGGCTCGCCCTGCTGGTTGGCGAAGAGGGTGACGGTCTTCTCCTCGCCCGTCTTCGGGTCGCGCTTGGGCAGCCCGCTGTCCTGGTCGACCACATACGCCACGATCGGCAGCAGGTCCTCGACGGTGAGGTCGAACAGGCCGCTCTCGTCCCGCAGCGGCGGCTGGGCCGGCTCCAGCGGCTGGGTGAGCGCGCTGGCCACCACGTAGCCGAAGTGCTCGATGTCCAGCGACTTGCGGCCCGCCAGGTAGAAGAGCCGCTCGCGCAGCTGGGCCGGGCAGGAGCGGGCGTTGGGACACCGCAGGTCGATGTCCCCCTCCTTCATGGGCTGGAGGGCCGAGCCGCACTCGGGGCACACGGCGGGCATCACGAACTCCCGCTCGGTGCCGTCCCGCAGGTCGGCGACGGGGCCGAGGATCTCGGGGATGACGTCGCCGGCCTTGCGCAGGACGACCGTGTCCCCGATGAGGACGCCCTTGGACTTGACGACCTCCTGGTTGTGCAGCGTGGCGAACTCGACCTCGGAGCCGGCGACCGTGACCGGCTCGACGACCGCGTAGGGAGTGACCCGGCCCGTGCGCCCGACGCCGACGCGGATGTCGGCCAGCTTGGTGTTGACCTCCTCGGGCGCGTACTTCCACGCGATGGCCCAGCGAGGAGCGCGGGAGGTGGAGCCCAGCCGGCCCTGGAGCCGGATCTCGTCCAGCTTCACCACGACGCCGTCGATCTCGTGCTCGACCGAGTGGCGGTGCTCGCCGTAGTGGGCGATGAACTTCCGCACGCCCTCCAGCCCGTCCACGACCTTCGCGTGGGCGGAGGTCGGCAGGCCCCACTCGCCCAGCAGGTCGTAGGCGTGCGAGAGACGGCTGAAGTCCTCCTTCTCGAAGCCCTCCAGGGCGCCGATGCCGTGCACGACCATGTGCAGCGGCCGGGTGGCGGTGACGCGGGGGTCCTTCTGGCGCAGCGAGCCGGCCGCCGCGTTGCGCGGGTTGGCGAAGGGCTTCTCGCCCGCCTCCACCAGGCGTGCGTTCAGCTCCTCGAAGCGCTCCATGGGGAAGAAGACCTCGCCGCGCACCTCGACCAGCTCGGGGAGGCGCTCGCCGGTGAGGCGCTCGGGGATGTCGGCGATCGTACGGACGTTGGGGGTGATGTCCTCGCCGGTGCGGCCGTCGCCGCGAGTGGCGGCGCGGGTGAGTCTGCCGTGCTCATAGGTGAGGTTGACCGCGAGGCCGTCCACCTTCAGCTCGCACAGGAAATGGTAGGGCACGCCCTCCAGCTCACGGGCGACGCGGTCGGCCCACTCCCCCAGCTCCTCGTCGTCGAAGGCGTTGTCCAGCGAGAGCATGCGCTCGCGGTGCGCGACCTCGGTGAACTCCGTCTCGTAGTGCCCCGAGACCTTCTGGGTCGGTGAGTCGGGGGTGCGCAGGGAGGGGTGCTCCTCCTCCAGCGCCTCCAGCGCGCGCAGCAGCCTGTCGAACTCGGCGTCGCTGACGACCGGGGCGTCCTTCACGTAGTACCGGAAGCGGTGCTCCTCGATCTGCTCCGCGAGGCGTGCGTGCTCCTCCCGCGCCTGAGCCGGAACCGCCACGTCCTGTTCGCCAGCCACCGTTTCGTCCTCCCGTCACTGAGGGTTGTCAGCGAGTGATCGTGCCGCCTGGACGCAGTGGGCGAGCGCCCGACGCGCGTACGCGGGCGAGGCCCCCGCCAGCCCGCACGTGGGGGTGACCACGACGGACTCGGCCAGCAGCCCGGGAGACAGCCCGAGCCTGCGCCACAGCGACCTGACACCCCCGACGCTACCGGCCGGGTCTGACAATGCCCGTCCCTCGGGCTCGGTGGAGGGCACGACACCCGCGAAGAGCGTGACGCCGCCCTCCACCGCCTCCCCGATCGCCTCGTCCTCACTCTCGGTGAGCAGTGTGGCATCGAGGGAGATGCCGTCCACGCCGGCCCGGCGCAGCAGCGCGACGGGCACGCGCGGCGCACAGGAGTGCACGATCACGGGCCCGTCGTGCACAGCGGCCAGATCGCGCAGCACGCCCTCGGCGACGGCGCGGTCGACGGCGGAGTAGGTGCGGTATCCGCTGGCGGTGCGCACGCTGCCCTGGAGCACGGCGGTCAGCGACGGCTCGTCCAGCTGGAGGACCAATGCGGCGCCGGGCACCCTGCGCCGCAGGTCGGCCAGGTGTGCGCGCAGGCCCTCGGCGAGCGAGGCCGCCAGGTCGCGGCAGGCGCCCGGGTCGCCCAGCATCGCCTCGCCGTTGCGCCGCTCCAGGCCCGCCGCGAGCGTCCAGGGGCCGACGGCGGAGACCTTCAGACAGGCGCCCTCGCCGGTCGCGCCCTGGGTGAACTCCTCGACGGCGTCCAGGTCCTCGCCCAGCCAGGCGCGGGCGCGCCGGGTGTCGCGTCCTGGCCGGTCGCTGATCCGCCAGCCGCTGGGCTCCAGGTGCACATACATCTCGGCCAGCATCCCGGCCGTGCGGCCGAGCATGTCGGCCCCGGGGCCGCGCGCGGGCAGCTCCGGGAGATAGGGCAGGTGTCCGGGTGTCTCCAGGGATCCCGTGACGGTCCGTGCCGCCTCCCGCGCGTCGGTGCCGGGCATCGAGCCGAGGCCGGTGGCCGCCGCCGGGCCCCAGGGGGTCTGCTTACGCTTCTCGCTCACCCGGGAAGCGTACGGCCGCCCGCGCGGCGCCCGGCGCCCAGCCTCGGGGTGGGGCTCAGCCTCCGGGGCGTACGGACAAGTCGGTGACCTCGGCGCCGCGCGGCAGGTCGAGGGCGGTCAGCACCGTGGTGGCGATGGCGTCGGCGGGGATCCACCGGCCGGCGTCGTACTCCTTGCCCTCCTGCCGGTGGACCTTCTCCTGCATGGGTGTCGCGGTGCGGCCGGGGTAGACGGAGGTGACGCGGATCCCGTTGTCCGCCTCCTCGCCGCGCAGCGCGTCGGCCAGCGCCTTGAGGCCGTGCTTGCTGGCCGCGTAGGCCCCCCACTCGGGGTTGGCGCGCAGCCCCGCGCCCGAGTTGACGAAGACGACGTGGCCGCGCGCCATGCGCAGCTGGGGCAGGAACAGCCGGGTCAGCTCGGCGGGCGCCACGAGGTTGGCGGCCAGCGTCTCGTTCCACAGCTTGGGGCTGAATTCGCCGACGGGGCCCAGCTCGACGACCCCGGCGATGTGCAGGAGCGAGTCGACGCTGTCGGGGAGGGTCTGGTGGCCGAACGCCCAGGAGAGGCGCTCGGGCTCCGCGAGGTCGCCCACCAGGGTGTGGGCGCCCTCGAACTCCTCGGCCAGCTCCTTGGCGCGCCCCGCGTCGCGCGCCAGCAGATAGAGCGTGTCGCCCCGCTCCAGCAGCCGTCTGGCCACCTCGGCGCCGATGCCGGAGCCGCCGCCTGTGATCACATGTGTTGGCATGCCCCCATGGTCGCCCACGGGGCGGGAGGCGCGCAGCGGGGCCGGGCCGGGCACGGACCGCGCGGCGCTCCCCGTTACGCGGCGAAGACCGAGTCCATCTTCTCGTACTCCTCCAGACAGCGGCCCGTGCCCAGGGCGACGCAGCCCAGGGGCTCGTCCGCCACCACCACGGGCATACCGGTCTCCTTGACCAGCCGCTCGTCCAGGCCGTGCAGCAGCGCGCCGCCGCCGGTCAGGACGATGCCGCGCTCCATGATGTCGCCGTACAGCTCGGGCGGGCAGTCGTCGAAGGCGGTGCGCACCGCGGAGACGATGGCCCGCACCGGGCGCTCCATCGCCTCGCGGATCTCCTCCGGCGCCAGGTGCACGACCTTGGGCATACCGGTGTTCTTGTCGCGACCGCGCACCTGGACGGGTTCGCCGGTGCCGAGGGAGATCTTGATGTCCTCCGCCGTCCGCTCCCCCACGGCGATGGCGAACTCCCGCTCCACGTACGCCGCGATGGCCGCGTCCAGCGCGTCGCCCGCGACGCGCGCCGAGTGCGAGACGACCATCCCGCCCAGTGAGATGACGGCGATCTCGGTGCTGCCGCCGCCGATGTCGACGACCATCGAGCCGCGCGCCTCGTGCACCGGGAGCCCCGCGCCGATCGCCGCGGCCATCGGCTCCTCGATCAGCCGCACCGAGCGGGCGCCCGCCCGGTCGGCGGTCTGGAGCACGGCGCGGCGCTCAACTCCGGTCACCCCGCTGGGCACACACACCACCACGCGCGGGGACCTGCCGCCCCGCCGGCCGCCGCGCGCGGCACGGATGAAGTAGCGCAGCATGCCCTCCGTCGCCTCGAAGTCCGTGATCACGCCGCCCTTGAGGGGGCGGGTGGCGGTGATGGAGCCGGGGGTGCGGCCCACGGCCTGGCGTGCCTCGGCCCCGACGGCCAGGACCTTTCCGGTCCTTGAGTCGATCGCGACGACGGACGGCTCGTCCAGCACCACGCCGCGCCCTCGCGCGTACACCAGGGTGTTGGCCGTGCCCAGGTCTATACCGATGTCGCGGCTGCGTACAGCAGTGGACGGAGTGCGCTTAGCCATGTGTTCTCGCCATGTTCGGTGCGGGGTGTACGAGTCGTACGGAAATGTCGTGCTGACAGCCGCAGCATACCCAACTGTCCGCTTTGCTGCGGCGGCCCCCGGCCTCTGATCCCCCAGAAATCTGGGAAGGAAAAGGCCCTGGTCGGAGCTGGTTTTTACATCAATCTAACGTACAGATGCTCGACTTGGTGGCATAGATCTGCCGGGCTTGGATAGCTATGCACCGGAGACCACGCGCGGTTCACCGAGCCCGGAGCCTGGTGCGTCCTTCGGGGACCGCGCCTTGGGCCACCGTCTCTTCTACTGGAGGTTTCGTCATTTCCGCGCGACCCGCTCAGGAATTCGGAGACAACCCCGTCGAGGTTCGGGAAACCGGACACTACACAGAGGAGTACGTCCCAAGCTTTGTCGAGAAATGGGACTCCCTCATAGATTGGGAAAAACGAGCAGAGAGCGAGGGAAATTTCTTCATCGACCTGCTGCGAAAGCGGGGGGTAAAGAGCGTCCTGGATGTCGCGACGGGAACCGGGTTTCACTCGGTACGGCTCCTGGAAGCAGGCTTCGAGGCCGTGAGCGCGGACGGAAGCGCCGACATGCTCGCGATGGCGTTCGAGAACGGAATGAAGAACGGCGACCACATCCTGCGGGTCGTCCAGGCCGACTGGCGATGGCTCAACCGGGACGTCCACGGAGAGTACGACGCCATCGTGTGCCTCGGGAACTCGTTCACACATCTCTTCTCGGAGCGCGACAGGCGCAAGGCTCTCGCCGAGTTCTACGCCATGCTGAAGCATGACGGAATCCTCATCCTGGATCAGCGTAACTACGACGCGATTCTGGACGAGGGATTCTCCAGCAAGCACACGTACTACTACTGCGGCGAGGACGTCGCGGTGGAGCCCGAATACATGGACGAGGGGTTGTGCCGCATGCGGTACCGCTTCCCGGACAAGTCGGAGTACCACCTCAACATGTTCCCGCTCCGCAAGGACTACACGCGGCGCCTCATGTCCGACGTGGGTTTCCAACGCATCGAGACCTACGGCGACTTCCAGCACACCTATCGGGCCGAGCAGCCCGACTTCTTCGTGCATGTGGCGGAGAAGGAATACCGAATGGAGGATCAGGAGGAAGGCGCTTACGGAAGTGCCGTGAGTACGGCGCGGAGTTACTACAACTCCCCCGACGCCGACGCCTTCTATTCCTCCGTCTGGGGCGGCGAGGATATCCACGTCGGAATCTACGAGGGCCCGCAGGAGCCCATCGCCGACGCCAGCCGCCGCACCGTCGAGCGGATGGCGTCCGGACTCGGACTCGGCAAGGAGTCCACGGTCCTCGACCTCGGCTCGGGCTTCGGTGGATCGGCCCGCTATCTCGCCGAGACGTTCGGCTGCCGGGTACAGGCGCTCAACCTCAGCGAGGTGGAGAACCAGCGCCACAAGGAGCTGAACTCCATCCGGGACCTCACCGACCGTATCGAGGTGGTGGACGGCTCGTTCGAGAGCATTCCGTTCCCCGATTCGAGCGTCGACGTCGTGTGGTCGCAGGACGCCTTCTTGCACAGCGGGGACCGCCTCCGGGTACTGGAGGAGGTCCGGCGCGTCCTCAAGCCCGGTGGCAGCCTCGTGTTCACCGACCCGATGGCCGCCGACGGCACCGAGACGAGCGCGATCCAGCCCATCCTGGACCGCATCCACCTCGACGACATGGGCTCGCCCGGCTTCTACACCCGCGAACTGACGCGCCTCGGCTTCGCACCCGTCCCCCACGAGGGGGCCGGGGGCGGCTTCGAGGATCTGCGCACGCAGTTGGTGACCCACTACGGGCGTGTCCTGGAGGAGACCGAGCGCCAGGAGGCCGAGGGCCTCGCCGCGAAGGTCAGTTCCGAGTACCTCGCCCAGATGAAGAAAGGACTCACCCACTGGGTCGACGGCGGTGAACAGCGCCAGCTCACCTGGGGCATCTTCCGCTTCACCCTCACCGAGGGCTGAGCGGGCGCCCCTCGCGGGCGATGCCACGTCGCGGGCGGCCCGCTCCGCCGGACCTCCGGGCCGGCGGGGCGGGCCGTACTCACTCCTGCGGGGCGGGCCGTACTCGCTCCACCGGGGCGGGCCGCGCTCACTCCTGCGGGCGCAGCGCGCGGGTCACATCGAACTCGCCCGTCCCCCGCATCGGCGGCGGCCCCGTCTCCGGTGAGCCCGCCAGCAGCTGCCCCAGCCCTCGGCGGGTGGCGGCGACCACGACGCGATCGCCCGCCCGCAACAGGTATCCGGGCTGCATCTGCCAGGTCAGCTCGCCCCCGCCCGCACCCTGGGCCCCGCCCGGGGAGAGGTCGCCCTCGCTCAGGGCC
This sequence is a window from Streptomyces sp. NBC_01775. Protein-coding genes within it:
- the ligA gene encoding NAD-dependent DNA ligase LigA, with the translated sequence MAGEQDVAVPAQAREEHARLAEQIEEHRFRYYVKDAPVVSDAEFDRLLRALEALEEEHPSLRTPDSPTQKVSGHYETEFTEVAHRERMLSLDNAFDDEELGEWADRVARELEGVPYHFLCELKVDGLAVNLTYEHGRLTRAATRGDGRTGEDITPNVRTIADIPERLTGERLPELVEVRGEVFFPMERFEELNARLVEAGEKPFANPRNAAAGSLRQKDPRVTATRPLHMVVHGIGALEGFEKEDFSRLSHAYDLLGEWGLPTSAHAKVVDGLEGVRKFIAHYGEHRHSVEHEIDGVVVKLDEIRLQGRLGSTSRAPRWAIAWKYAPEEVNTKLADIRVGVGRTGRVTPYAVVEPVTVAGSEVEFATLHNQEVVKSKGVLIGDTVVLRKAGDVIPEILGPVADLRDGTEREFVMPAVCPECGSALQPMKEGDIDLRCPNARSCPAQLRERLFYLAGRKSLDIEHFGYVVASALTQPLEPAQPPLRDESGLFDLTVEDLLPIVAYVVDQDSGLPKRDPKTGEEKTVTLFANQQGEPRKNTLAMLENIQAAKDRPLARIITGLSIRHVGPVAAEALAREFRSLDRIAAAEEAELAATEGVGPTIAASLKAWFAEDWHREIVERWRAAGVRMEEEAAGEETPRPLEGLTVVVTGTLATYTRDGAKAALQNQGAKVTGSVSKKTGFVVVGDNPGSKHDKAVQLKVPILDDDGLTVLLEQGPDAARETALPEEEPEKADD
- a CDS encoding methionine synthase, which encodes MSEKRKQTPWGPAAATGLGSMPGTDAREAARTVTGSLETPGHLPYLPELPARGPGADMLGRTAGMLAEMYVHLEPSGWRISDRPGRDTRRARAWLGEDLDAVEEFTQGATGEGACLKVSAVGPWTLAAGLERRNGEAMLGDPGACRDLAASLAEGLRAHLADLRRRVPGAALVLQLDEPSLTAVLQGSVRTASGYRTYSAVDRAVAEGVLRDLAAVHDGPVIVHSCAPRVPVALLRRAGVDGISLDATLLTESEDEAIGEAVEGGVTLFAGVVPSTEPEGRALSDPAGSVGGVRSLWRRLGLSPGLLAESVVVTPTCGLAGASPAYARRALAHCVQAARSLADNPQ
- a CDS encoding SDR family oxidoreductase; the encoded protein is MPTHVITGGGSGIGAEVARRLLERGDTLYLLARDAGRAKELAEEFEGAHTLVGDLAEPERLSWAFGHQTLPDSVDSLLHIAGVVELGPVGEFSPKLWNETLAANLVAPAELTRLFLPQLRMARGHVVFVNSGAGLRANPEWGAYAASKHGLKALADALRGEEADNGIRVTSVYPGRTATPMQEKVHRQEGKEYDAGRWIPADAIATTVLTALDLPRGAEVTDLSVRPGG
- a CDS encoding rod shape-determining protein, with protein sequence MAKRTPSTAVRSRDIGIDLGTANTLVYARGRGVVLDEPSVVAIDSRTGKVLAVGAEARQAVGRTPGSITATRPLKGGVITDFEATEGMLRYFIRAARGGRRGGRSPRVVVCVPSGVTGVERRAVLQTADRAGARSVRLIEEPMAAAIGAGLPVHEARGSMVVDIGGGSTEIAVISLGGMVVSHSARVAGDALDAAIAAYVEREFAIAVGERTAEDIKISLGTGEPVQVRGRDKNTGMPKVVHLAPEEIREAMERPVRAIVSAVRTAFDDCPPELYGDIMERGIVLTGGGALLHGLDERLVKETGMPVVVADEPLGCVALGTGRCLEEYEKMDSVFAA
- a CDS encoding glycine/sarcosine N-methyltransferase; translation: MRPSGTAPWATVSSTGGFVISARPAQEFGDNPVEVRETGHYTEEYVPSFVEKWDSLIDWEKRAESEGNFFIDLLRKRGVKSVLDVATGTGFHSVRLLEAGFEAVSADGSADMLAMAFENGMKNGDHILRVVQADWRWLNRDVHGEYDAIVCLGNSFTHLFSERDRRKALAEFYAMLKHDGILILDQRNYDAILDEGFSSKHTYYYCGEDVAVEPEYMDEGLCRMRYRFPDKSEYHLNMFPLRKDYTRRLMSDVGFQRIETYGDFQHTYRAEQPDFFVHVAEKEYRMEDQEEGAYGSAVSTARSYYNSPDADAFYSSVWGGEDIHVGIYEGPQEPIADASRRTVERMASGLGLGKESTVLDLGSGFGGSARYLAETFGCRVQALNLSEVENQRHKELNSIRDLTDRIEVVDGSFESIPFPDSSVDVVWSQDAFLHSGDRLRVLEEVRRVLKPGGSLVFTDPMAADGTETSAIQPILDRIHLDDMGSPGFYTRELTRLGFAPVPHEGAGGGFEDLRTQLVTHYGRVLEETERQEAEGLAAKVSSEYLAQMKKGLTHWVDGGEQRQLTWGIFRFTLTEG